A DNA window from Mycolicibacter hiberniae contains the following coding sequences:
- the glnA gene encoding type I glutamate--ammonia ligase, which produces MAKKTADDILTLISDESVEYVDVRFCDLPGQMQHLTVPAASLDAAAFEDGLAFDGSSIRGFQSIHESDMMLLPDYETARIDPFRAAKTLNLNFFVHDPFTREPYSRDPRNIARKAENYLTSTGIADTAYFGAEAEFYIFDSVRFDSQINGSFYKVDSGAGWWNTGRTTEADGSPNLGYKVRPKGGYFPVAPTDQYVDLRDAMSTNLTNAGFTVERGHHEVGTGGQTEINYKFNTLLHAADDLMLFKYIIKNTAWAHGKTVTFMPKPLFGDNGSGMHVHQSVWQDGEPLFYDEIGYGGLSDTARHYIGGILHHAPSLLAFTNPTINSYKRLVPGYEAPINLVYSQRNRSACVRIPITGTNPKAKRLEFRCPDSSGNPYLAFAAMLMAGIDGIKNKIEPAAPVDKDLYELPADEAANIAQAPTSLSEVIDNLEADHEYLTEGGVFTPDVIETWINYKRDNEIAPVNLRPHPYEFALYYDC; this is translated from the coding sequence TTGGCCAAGAAGACAGCTGACGATATTCTCACTTTGATCTCCGACGAGTCGGTGGAGTACGTCGATGTCCGGTTCTGCGATCTACCCGGTCAGATGCAGCATCTGACCGTTCCCGCAGCCTCCCTCGACGCAGCCGCGTTCGAGGATGGGCTGGCCTTCGACGGGTCGTCGATCCGCGGATTCCAGTCCATCCACGAATCGGACATGATGCTGCTGCCCGACTACGAGACCGCCCGCATCGACCCCTTCCGGGCCGCCAAGACACTGAACCTGAACTTCTTCGTCCACGACCCGTTCACCCGCGAGCCCTACTCGCGTGACCCGCGCAACATCGCCCGCAAAGCCGAGAACTACCTCACCAGCACCGGCATCGCCGACACCGCCTACTTCGGCGCCGAAGCCGAGTTCTACATCTTCGACTCGGTGCGCTTCGACTCCCAGATCAACGGCTCGTTCTACAAGGTGGACTCGGGCGCCGGCTGGTGGAACACCGGCCGCACCACCGAAGCCGACGGCAGCCCCAACCTCGGCTACAAGGTCCGCCCCAAGGGCGGCTACTTCCCCGTCGCCCCCACCGACCAGTACGTCGACCTGCGCGACGCCATGTCGACCAACCTCACCAACGCCGGCTTCACCGTCGAACGCGGCCACCACGAGGTCGGCACCGGCGGGCAGACCGAGATCAACTACAAGTTCAACACCCTGCTGCACGCCGCCGACGACCTGATGCTGTTCAAGTACATCATCAAGAACACCGCCTGGGCCCACGGCAAGACCGTCACCTTCATGCCCAAGCCCCTGTTCGGCGACAACGGCTCGGGCATGCACGTACACCAGTCGGTCTGGCAGGACGGCGAGCCGCTGTTCTACGACGAGATCGGCTATGGCGGACTGTCGGACACCGCACGCCACTACATCGGCGGGATCTTGCACCACGCCCCGTCGCTGCTGGCGTTCACCAACCCCACCATCAACTCCTACAAGCGCCTGGTTCCCGGCTACGAGGCCCCGATCAACCTGGTCTACAGCCAGCGCAACCGCTCGGCCTGCGTGCGCATCCCGATCACCGGCACCAACCCCAAAGCCAAGCGCCTGGAGTTCCGCTGCCCGGACTCCTCGGGCAACCCCTACCTGGCCTTCGCCGCCATGCTGATGGCCGGCATCGACGGCATCAAGAACAAGATCGAACCGGCAGCCCCGGTCGACAAAGACCTCTACGAACTGCCCGCCGACGAGGCCGCCAACATCGCCCAGGCTCCGACATCGCTTTCCGAGGTGATCGACAATCTGGAAGCCGACCACGAATACCTCACCGAGGGCGGCGTGTTCACCCCGGACGTGATCGAGACCTGGATCAACTACAAGCGCGACAACGAGATCGCCCCGGTGAACCTGCGCCCGCACCCCTACGAGTTCGCGCTCTACTACGACTGCTGA
- a CDS encoding alpha/beta hydrolase → MLQAGPVHPASLAAKLIYAVANAITPRLVRRLVLRGGSGALAERTPTMGRRINTLARLQRVRPFFGVGFTRAAAAGVPVEVVRRIDRARPLDAAFGGGAILYFHGGGFVTGGLDTHLHVAVKLARRTGLPVVHVDYRQYPQVTVDGSVDDCVSAYRWLLDMGADPAKTVLAGDSAGGFLAFATALSSQQRGLPAPAGVIGISALLELDGIARSTHSNRTADAFGIPAVLPDIIDLVCPSATLRHELSPINGPLQTMPPALLIAAESEILRCDAERLHDALQRAGRSSRLEVWARELHAFPALFPFLPDSRAAFALMVSFVAERLADAGASGQPRREVS, encoded by the coding sequence ATGCTCCAGGCAGGTCCCGTTCACCCCGCCAGTCTTGCCGCGAAGCTCATCTATGCGGTCGCCAACGCCATCACTCCGCGGCTGGTGCGCCGCCTGGTGCTGCGCGGCGGCAGCGGCGCGCTTGCCGAGCGGACCCCCACGATGGGGCGCCGGATCAACACCCTGGCCCGGTTGCAGCGGGTCCGGCCGTTCTTTGGGGTGGGATTCACCCGTGCTGCCGCGGCCGGTGTCCCCGTCGAGGTGGTGCGGCGCATCGATCGCGCCCGGCCGCTCGACGCGGCATTCGGCGGCGGCGCGATCTTGTATTTCCACGGTGGCGGGTTCGTCACCGGCGGCTTGGACACCCACCTGCATGTGGCGGTCAAGCTCGCCCGGCGTACCGGGCTGCCGGTGGTGCACGTCGACTACCGGCAGTACCCCCAGGTGACCGTGGACGGGTCGGTGGACGACTGCGTCAGCGCCTACCGGTGGCTGCTCGACATGGGTGCCGACCCCGCCAAGACGGTGCTGGCCGGCGACTCCGCCGGGGGTTTCCTGGCTTTTGCGACCGCGCTGAGCAGCCAGCAGCGCGGCTTGCCCGCCCCAGCCGGGGTGATCGGGATCTCGGCGCTGCTGGAACTGGACGGCATCGCTCGCAGCACGCATTCGAACCGAACCGCAGACGCGTTCGGAATCCCGGCGGTGCTGCCCGACATCATCGATCTGGTGTGTCCCTCGGCGACCCTGCGGCATGAGCTGTCCCCGATCAACGGTCCGCTGCAGACCATGCCCCCGGCGCTGTTGATCGCGGCCGAGTCGGAGATCCTGCGGTGCGACGCCGAGCGGCTGCACGACGCGCTGCAGCGGGCGGGCCGGTCCAGCCGCCTCGAGGTGTGGGCCCGCGAGCTGCACGCCTTCCCGGCGCTGTTCCCCTTTCTGCCCGACAGCCGGGCCGCGTTTGCCCTGATGGTCAGTTTCGTGGCCGAACGGCTGGCAGATGCTGGCGCATCCGGGCAGCCCCGGAGGGAAGTGTCCTGA
- a CDS encoding tetratricopeptide repeat protein: MKVSPAARVKVLVAFMCVALLMYLVFLGRIAVLLITSDSKTAIGLGLALLIMPVLGLWAMVATLRDGFAVQRLSRLIAEDGMDLDPSVLPRRPSGRFEREAADALFHTVRAELDADPDNWRRWYRLARAYEFAGDRRRAREAMKTAVAMQEKR, translated from the coding sequence ATGAAGGTGTCGCCGGCCGCCCGGGTGAAGGTGCTCGTCGCGTTCATGTGCGTGGCGCTGCTGATGTATCTGGTGTTCCTGGGCCGGATCGCGGTGTTGCTGATCACCTCCGATTCCAAGACGGCGATCGGGCTGGGCCTGGCGCTGCTGATCATGCCGGTGCTGGGGCTGTGGGCGATGGTCGCAACCCTGCGCGACGGATTCGCCGTCCAGCGACTGTCCCGGTTGATCGCCGAGGACGGCATGGATCTGGACCCCAGCGTTTTGCCGCGACGGCCCTCGGGTCGCTTCGAACGAGAGGCCGCCGACGCTCTGTTCCACACGGTGCGCGCCGAACTCGACGCCGACCCCGACAATTGGCGGCGCTGGTACCGATTGGCCCGGGCCTACGAGTTCGCCGGGGACCGCCGTCGCGCCCGGGAGGCGATGAAGACCGCGGTCGCGATGCAGGAGAAGCGGTGA
- a CDS encoding metal-dependent hydrolase, which translates to MLSVDDTAAGPHAPGAGLDHERIVLQARDVGFDWSELPVHYVPGEPFVTHFCDVLHLLLPAGEEFFVEVFKQALPLIKDDQLRLDVQGFIGQEATHSQAHAAVVDHLAARGVDMAPFTAQMAWLFGKLLGDRPHWGERRQQRWLLERVALVAAVEHYTAILGEWILDSPALDAIGVHPVMLDMLRWHGAEEVEHKAVAFDVMKHLRAGFLRQVRTQLAVTPLMLMMWVRGLRYMYKADPLLPPGTRPRWRDWFVAARRGLVPSPWEFLPAIASYYRPGFHPAQLGGVEKAVNYLAVSPAARATH; encoded by the coding sequence ATGCTCAGCGTTGACGACACCGCAGCGGGCCCGCACGCGCCCGGTGCAGGGCTGGACCACGAACGCATCGTGCTGCAGGCCCGTGACGTCGGATTCGACTGGTCCGAGCTGCCTGTGCACTACGTGCCCGGCGAGCCGTTCGTCACCCACTTCTGCGATGTGCTGCACCTGCTACTGCCTGCCGGCGAGGAGTTCTTCGTCGAAGTGTTCAAACAGGCGCTGCCACTGATCAAGGACGATCAGCTTCGGCTGGACGTGCAGGGCTTCATCGGCCAGGAGGCCACTCACTCTCAGGCGCACGCCGCGGTCGTGGACCACCTGGCGGCCCGCGGCGTCGACATGGCACCGTTCACCGCCCAGATGGCCTGGCTGTTCGGCAAGCTGCTCGGGGATCGGCCGCACTGGGGTGAGCGCCGCCAGCAGCGCTGGTTGCTGGAGCGGGTGGCTCTGGTGGCCGCAGTGGAGCACTACACGGCCATTCTCGGCGAGTGGATTCTCGACAGCCCTGCACTCGATGCGATCGGGGTGCACCCGGTGATGCTGGACATGTTGCGCTGGCATGGCGCCGAAGAGGTCGAACACAAGGCGGTTGCCTTCGACGTGATGAAGCACCTGCGGGCCGGATTCCTGCGTCAGGTCCGCACCCAACTTGCCGTCACGCCGCTGATGCTGATGATGTGGGTGCGCGGCCTGCGCTACATGTACAAGGCCGACCCGCTGTTGCCGCCCGGGACCAGGCCGCGTTGGCGGGATTGGTTCGTCGCGGCGCGCCGCGGGCTGGTGCCCTCGCCGTGGGAGTTCCTGCCGGCCATCGCCTCCTACTACCGTCCGGGTTTCCACCCGGCGCAACTCGGTGGGGTGGAGAAAGCCGTGAACTACTTGGCCGTATCACCTGCCGCCCGCGCCACACACTGA
- a CDS encoding PPE family protein yields the protein MDFAMLPPEINSGRMYAGPGAGSLLAAAAAWDELGAELHTTAANYQSVISGLTSGAWQGVSSTRMAAAAAPYITWLSATGAQAEQTGAQAKAAATAHATAFAMTVPPAVIAANRAQLAALVATNFFGQNTPAIAATEAQYAEMWAQDATAMFSYAVAAEIASQVAPFGPPPQTANPGGMAAQEAAAAQGLGQGAAQAAVNGVMEALPGAAQSAIPPVIGDILADLGALGVTPVGTALTVAIIAAFIPEYLIAGAALPSPFGLGDASPMSIAAGVPLGLAPTLAAPASAGLASATSASVGSAQSVSGLSVPKAWATAAPEMRLAAAEVEAANVVAAEGVGGGMFGGMPLFGGAPLMAMGGRGANSQYRENKSVEEAKRKAVKGRRSTMW from the coding sequence ATGGATTTCGCGATGCTTCCGCCGGAGATCAACTCCGGACGCATGTACGCCGGCCCGGGCGCCGGGTCACTGTTGGCGGCTGCGGCGGCCTGGGATGAACTGGGTGCCGAACTGCACACCACCGCAGCCAACTACCAGTCGGTGATCTCCGGCCTCACCAGCGGCGCCTGGCAGGGCGTCTCCTCGACACGCATGGCTGCGGCGGCCGCGCCGTACATCACGTGGCTCAGCGCCACCGGCGCACAGGCCGAGCAGACCGGCGCGCAGGCCAAGGCCGCGGCTACTGCACACGCGACCGCGTTCGCGATGACGGTGCCGCCTGCTGTTATCGCGGCCAACAGGGCACAGCTGGCCGCGCTGGTGGCGACCAACTTCTTCGGTCAGAACACCCCGGCGATCGCGGCCACCGAAGCCCAGTACGCCGAGATGTGGGCACAGGATGCCACCGCGATGTTCAGCTACGCGGTGGCCGCCGAGATCGCTTCGCAGGTAGCGCCGTTCGGCCCGCCCCCGCAGACCGCCAATCCGGGCGGAATGGCGGCGCAAGAAGCTGCGGCTGCCCAGGGACTTGGCCAAGGTGCAGCGCAAGCCGCGGTCAACGGGGTGATGGAGGCGTTGCCGGGCGCGGCACAATCGGCAATTCCCCCGGTTATCGGCGACATTCTCGCCGATCTCGGGGCGTTGGGCGTCACTCCGGTAGGAACTGCCCTGACCGTGGCCATCATCGCGGCCTTCATACCCGAGTACCTCATTGCGGGCGCCGCGCTTCCGTCGCCGTTCGGCTTGGGAGATGCGTCACCGATGTCCATCGCGGCAGGTGTACCTCTCGGTCTGGCCCCCACGTTGGCGGCACCTGCGTCGGCCGGCCTGGCCTCGGCCACGTCGGCCTCGGTCGGCAGCGCGCAATCGGTCAGCGGGCTGTCCGTTCCCAAAGCCTGGGCGACCGCGGCTCCCGAGATGCGCCTGGCGGCAGCGGAGGTCGAGGCCGCCAACGTGGTGGCCGCCGAGGGTGTGGGCGGCGGAATGTTCGGCGGGATGCCGCTGTTCGGCGGGGCGCCGCTGATGGCGATGGGCGGGCGCGGCGCCAACTCGCAATACCGCGAAAACAAGTCTGTCGAGGAGGCAAAGCGAAAGGCCGTCAAGGGACGGCGTTCCACGATGTGGTGA
- a CDS encoding CDGP domain-containing protein — MKRYLSGGLATALAAAGLTAGWLIASAPPAQAGCQDNPLLFFSTAQKCDGPIQPDGSWQRCVIYYYEPPKSPPSQQDCHSMGPGRDYPFHSFYEPVTHIDP, encoded by the coding sequence GTGAAGCGCTACCTCAGCGGAGGTTTGGCCACCGCGCTGGCTGCCGCCGGGCTGACAGCCGGTTGGCTGATCGCGTCGGCGCCGCCGGCTCAGGCAGGGTGCCAGGACAACCCGCTGCTGTTCTTCTCCACCGCCCAGAAGTGCGATGGCCCGATCCAACCCGACGGCAGCTGGCAGCGCTGCGTCATCTACTACTACGAGCCGCCGAAATCACCGCCATCCCAGCAAGATTGCCACTCGATGGGGCCGGGCCGGGATTATCCCTTTCACTCGTTCTACGAGCCGGTAACCCACATCGACCCGTAG
- a CDS encoding CPBP family intramembrane metalloprotease produces MPTLLSTALGAAPVFGGALLTAAAGQLRGPDMRSLIKQDLDLLDRIPREDTARRAEVQRVIGERIDDLVAASDQTRALRAAAFSYQGNWRDLVLFVSSVLFAYVWWHVNHDRGNWLPMFIVLIIACVLSAIYAVRGTLRAVVQIRLRRR; encoded by the coding sequence ATGCCCACACTGCTGAGTACGGCGCTGGGCGCGGCACCGGTTTTCGGCGGCGCCCTGCTGACAGCGGCGGCCGGGCAGCTCAGGGGCCCGGATATGCGCAGCCTGATCAAGCAAGACCTCGACCTGCTCGACCGGATCCCGCGGGAGGATACTGCGCGCCGCGCGGAGGTGCAGCGCGTCATCGGCGAGCGCATCGACGATCTGGTCGCCGCGTCCGACCAGACGCGGGCGCTGCGAGCCGCGGCGTTCTCCTATCAGGGCAACTGGCGCGACCTGGTCCTGTTCGTCTCCTCGGTGTTGTTCGCTTACGTCTGGTGGCACGTCAACCACGACCGCGGCAACTGGCTGCCGATGTTCATCGTGCTGATCATCGCGTGCGTCCTGTCGGCGATCTACGCGGTGCGCGGGACCCTGCGGGCGGTGGTGCAGATCCGGCTGCGGCGGCGATGA
- a CDS encoding flavodoxin family protein, with amino-acid sequence MFEAVLAGATAPEIEGVQVVRRAALEVSPTDMLAADGYLLGSPANLGYISGALKHAFDVCYYPILDSTRGRPYGLYLHGNEGTEGAERAVDAITTGLGWVKAADSVVVSGKPGKPELEACWELGATVAATLTQ; translated from the coding sequence ATGTTCGAGGCGGTGCTGGCCGGGGCCACCGCCCCTGAGATCGAGGGCGTGCAGGTGGTGCGCCGCGCCGCGCTGGAGGTGTCGCCCACCGACATGCTGGCCGCCGACGGCTACCTGCTGGGCAGCCCCGCCAACCTCGGCTACATCAGCGGCGCGCTCAAGCACGCCTTCGACGTCTGTTACTACCCGATCCTGGACTCGACCCGCGGTCGGCCGTACGGCCTGTACCTGCACGGCAACGAAGGAACCGAGGGTGCCGAACGGGCTGTCGACGCCATCACGACGGGACTGGGATGGGTCAAAGCGGCCGACTCGGTCGTGGTGTCGGGAAAGCCGGGAAAGCCTGAGCTGGAAGCGTGTTGGGAACTGGGCGCGACGGTGGCCGCGACGTTGACGCAGTGA
- a CDS encoding alpha/beta fold hydrolase: MTNPTTTTVTSPDGVRLAVHAYTDLDPQRATILAIHGYPDNHHVWDGVAGELIEQYPGRYNVVAYDVRGAGESSSPGEKSGYRFPQLVNDVAAVIEHLGGHGIDQVHLLGHDWGSIQGWAAVTAPTVAAKVGSYTSISGPHLDYAGRFLRSARNLRTLADVFRQLLESSYIWLFLTPRVPEAAFRSGLGVRVLGWLDRIGRSGNPQPAMPRGENDYVNGLNLYRANMPGPFLKPAAPLPVTDVAVQVLAPRLDVFVSPALQRFTGSIPAVHRVVDIDGGHWVVIDRPGVIARLTDEWIQLGVAGAAATSGDDARQA; the protein is encoded by the coding sequence ATGACCAACCCGACCACGACCACTGTGACGTCACCTGACGGAGTCAGGCTGGCGGTGCACGCCTACACCGACTTGGACCCGCAGCGGGCGACCATCCTGGCGATCCACGGCTACCCGGACAATCACCACGTCTGGGACGGGGTGGCAGGCGAGCTCATCGAGCAGTATCCGGGCCGCTACAACGTCGTCGCCTACGACGTACGCGGCGCGGGGGAGTCGTCGTCGCCGGGGGAGAAGTCCGGCTACCGCTTCCCGCAGCTGGTCAACGACGTCGCGGCGGTGATCGAGCACCTGGGCGGCCACGGTATCGACCAGGTCCACTTACTGGGCCACGACTGGGGTTCGATCCAGGGGTGGGCCGCTGTCACCGCCCCGACCGTCGCTGCCAAAGTCGGCTCCTACACGTCGATTTCGGGTCCGCACCTGGACTACGCCGGACGGTTCCTGCGCTCGGCGCGCAACCTGCGCACCCTTGCCGACGTGTTCCGGCAGCTGCTGGAATCGAGCTACATCTGGCTGTTCTTGACCCCCCGCGTCCCCGAGGCGGCGTTCCGCTCCGGGCTGGGTGTGCGGGTCCTGGGTTGGCTGGACCGCATCGGTCGCTCCGGCAATCCGCAGCCTGCCATGCCCCGTGGCGAAAACGACTACGTCAACGGACTGAACCTGTACCGCGCGAACATGCCGGGACCGTTTCTGAAGCCGGCGGCGCCGTTGCCCGTCACCGATGTCGCGGTCCAGGTACTCGCGCCACGCCTGGACGTGTTCGTCAGCCCGGCCCTGCAACGTTTCACCGGATCCATCCCGGCGGTGCACCGGGTGGTCGACATCGACGGCGGCCACTGGGTGGTGATCGATCGTCCCGGCGTGATCGCCCGGCTCACCGACGAGTGGATTCAGCTCGGCGTGGCCGGCGCTGCGGCCACGTCCGGTGATGACGCACGGCAGGCCTGA
- a CDS encoding PE family protein, protein MTFVTAHTEELRTAADSLSAAGLALAAQNAAAQVPTTGVVPPSADEVSATTAARFAAHALMYQQISSQATAIHEMFVATLAASSDSYAAAEAANVLAAG, encoded by the coding sequence GTGACTTTTGTCACCGCACATACCGAGGAACTCAGGACAGCAGCCGACAGCCTCAGCGCTGCGGGCCTCGCGCTCGCAGCCCAGAACGCGGCGGCTCAAGTCCCGACGACCGGCGTGGTTCCCCCGTCCGCCGATGAGGTTTCGGCAACGACCGCCGCACGTTTTGCCGCGCACGCGCTGATGTACCAGCAGATCAGCTCGCAGGCGACGGCGATTCACGAGATGTTTGTGGCAACGCTTGCCGCCAGCAGCGACTCGTATGCCGCTGCCGAAGCCGCCAACGTGCTCGCAGCCGGTTGA
- a CDS encoding WXG100 family type VII secretion target produces the protein MSINYQFGDVDAHGALIRAQAASLEAEHQAIVHDVLTAGDFWGGAGSVACQEFVTQLGRNFAVIYEQANSHGQKVQTAGNNMANTDASVGSSWA, from the coding sequence ATGTCGATTAACTACCAGTTCGGTGATGTGGATGCCCACGGTGCGTTGATTCGTGCCCAGGCGGCGTCGTTGGAGGCCGAGCACCAGGCGATCGTGCACGACGTGCTGACTGCCGGGGACTTCTGGGGCGGCGCCGGTTCGGTGGCCTGCCAGGAGTTCGTGACGCAGTTGGGCCGCAACTTCGCGGTCATCTACGAGCAGGCCAACTCCCACGGTCAGAAAGTCCAGACCGCCGGGAACAACATGGCCAACACCGACGCGTCGGTCGGCTCCAGCTGGGCCTGA
- a CDS encoding PDR/VanB family oxidoreductase, translated as MAPQIWESRPADLYGRRKHDRVFNALWAGITLLSGATSLSRWKPAQVAPVSRTITAVVTKREMVTRDVLALTLADPDGGLLPHWTPGGHIDVQLPSGRRRQYSLCGPPGRRTDYRIAVRRLDDGGGGSVEMHQAYAEGDTLLFEGPRNAFYLGTGESDVLFIIGGIGVTPMLPMLREAAHRGTDWRAVYAGRSRADMPFLDEVLAVDPERVTVWADDEHGRLASTDELLAGAGPQTSVYVCGPSAMLEAVRVTRNSHADAPLHYERFSPPPVVDGAPFELELARSRRVLTIPADRSALEVMLDADPTTACSCRQGFCGTCKVRVIAGDVDRRGRTAEGDDEMLVCVSRSHGGRIIIDA; from the coding sequence ATGGCACCGCAGATCTGGGAGTCACGGCCCGCCGACCTCTACGGCCGCCGGAAGCACGATCGGGTGTTCAACGCGCTGTGGGCCGGAATCACGCTGCTCAGCGGAGCGACATCCCTGTCACGCTGGAAGCCGGCCCAGGTTGCGCCGGTGTCACGGACCATCACGGCCGTGGTCACCAAGCGGGAGATGGTGACCCGCGACGTGCTTGCCCTCACCCTGGCCGACCCCGACGGCGGACTGTTGCCGCACTGGACGCCGGGGGGCCACATCGACGTGCAGCTGCCGTCCGGCCGCCGCCGGCAGTACTCCTTGTGCGGCCCGCCGGGGCGCCGCACCGATTACCGCATCGCGGTCCGCCGGCTCGACGACGGGGGCGGTGGCTCGGTCGAGATGCACCAGGCTTACGCGGAGGGCGACACGTTGCTGTTCGAGGGGCCGCGCAATGCCTTCTACCTGGGAACCGGTGAAAGCGATGTGCTCTTCATCATCGGCGGGATCGGGGTGACCCCGATGCTGCCGATGCTCCGCGAGGCCGCCCACCGCGGAACCGACTGGCGCGCGGTCTATGCCGGCCGCAGCCGGGCCGACATGCCGTTTCTCGACGAGGTGCTGGCGGTCGACCCCGAGCGGGTCACGGTATGGGCCGACGACGAGCACGGACGCCTCGCCAGCACCGACGAGCTGCTGGCCGGCGCCGGTCCGCAGACCTCGGTGTACGTCTGCGGTCCCAGCGCGATGCTCGAGGCGGTGCGGGTCACGCGCAACAGCCATGCCGACGCGCCGCTGCATTACGAGCGGTTCAGCCCGCCGCCGGTGGTCGATGGGGCGCCGTTCGAGTTGGAGCTGGCCCGGTCCCGCCGGGTGCTGACGATCCCCGCAGACCGCTCGGCGCTGGAGGTGATGCTCGACGCCGACCCGACAACCGCCTGCTCCTGCCGGCAGGGATTCTGCGGCACCTGCAAGGTCAGGGTGATCGCCGGCGATGTCGACCGGCGCGGACGCACCGCAGAGGGCGACGACGAAATGCTGGTCTGCGTTTCGCGGTCCCACGGGGGACGGATCATCATCGACGCCTGA
- the dapB gene encoding 4-hydroxy-tetrahydrodipicolinate reductase, whose protein sequence is MRVAVLGARGKVGATMVAAVEAAEDLTLSAKVDAGDPLSLLTDGGTEVVIDFTHPDVVMDNLKFLIDNGIHAVVGTTGFTEERLGQVRSWLAAKPGAAVLIAPNFAIGAVLSMHFAAQAAKFFESVEVIELHHPQKADAPSGTATRTAQLIAQARKGLPPNPDATSTGLPGARGADVDGVPVHSVRLAGLVAHQEVLFGTLGETLTIRHDSIDRTSFVPGVLLAVRRIAEFPGLTIGIEPLLDLK, encoded by the coding sequence ATGCGGGTAGCAGTGCTGGGCGCCAGGGGCAAAGTCGGCGCCACAATGGTGGCGGCGGTGGAAGCCGCCGAAGATCTGACCCTGTCCGCCAAGGTCGACGCCGGTGATCCACTGAGCCTGTTGACCGATGGCGGCACCGAGGTGGTGATCGACTTCACCCATCCCGATGTGGTGATGGACAACCTGAAGTTCTTGATCGACAACGGTATTCATGCCGTAGTCGGCACCACCGGGTTCACCGAGGAGCGGCTCGGCCAGGTGCGCTCCTGGCTGGCCGCCAAGCCCGGGGCTGCGGTACTGATCGCACCGAATTTCGCCATCGGCGCGGTACTGTCGATGCATTTCGCGGCCCAGGCCGCGAAATTCTTCGAGTCGGTGGAGGTCATCGAACTGCACCACCCGCAGAAGGCCGACGCACCGTCGGGCACCGCGACCCGTACGGCTCAGCTGATCGCGCAGGCCCGAAAAGGGCTGCCGCCCAACCCCGACGCCACCAGCACCGGCCTGCCCGGTGCCCGCGGCGCAGACGTCGACGGCGTGCCGGTGCACTCGGTCCGGCTGGCCGGTCTGGTCGCCCATCAGGAAGTCCTGTTCGGCACCCTTGGCGAGACGCTGACCATCCGGCACGACAGCATTGACCGGACCTCGTTCGTTCCCGGGGTGCTGCTGGCGGTGCGCCGGATCGCTGAATTCCCCGGACTCACCATCGGCATCGAGCCCCTGCTCGACCTGAAGTAG
- a CDS encoding WXG100 family type VII secretion target, which yields MTSRFMTDPDAMRAMAGRFDVHAQTVEDEARRMWASSTNISGAGWGGLAERTSLDTMGQMQTAFRNIVTMLHSVRDGLIRDANHYEQQEAASQQILSGS from the coding sequence ATGACTTCACGTTTTATGACCGACCCGGACGCGATGCGTGCGATGGCCGGCCGGTTCGATGTGCACGCGCAGACCGTTGAGGACGAGGCTCGCCGGATGTGGGCGTCGTCGACCAACATCTCCGGTGCCGGCTGGGGTGGTCTGGCGGAGCGGACGTCGTTGGACACCATGGGTCAGATGCAGACCGCGTTCCGCAACATCGTGACCATGTTGCACAGCGTGCGCGACGGCTTGATCCGCGACGCCAACCACTACGAGCAGCAGGAAGCTGCGTCCCAGCAGATCCTGTCGGGCAGCTAG
- a CDS encoding VOC family protein, translating to MEQRVHFVTIAATDLHATRSFYAALGWNPLLDVEGEIVFYQSAPGQVLGFFAAEKFNEDLGLAGGHGRVGGVTVAHNVGSPEAVTALTDAMAEAGAVVLKPPQAGQFGGVFHAHVQDPNGLIWEIAHNPGWRIAPDGTVILA from the coding sequence ATGGAACAACGGGTGCATTTCGTCACCATCGCGGCAACCGACCTGCACGCGACCCGGAGTTTCTACGCCGCGCTGGGCTGGAACCCCCTGCTCGACGTCGAGGGGGAGATCGTCTTCTATCAGTCTGCGCCCGGACAGGTGCTGGGCTTTTTCGCGGCCGAGAAGTTCAACGAAGACCTCGGGCTTGCCGGTGGCCATGGCCGGGTCGGCGGGGTGACTGTCGCGCACAACGTCGGGAGTCCCGAAGCGGTGACGGCACTGACCGACGCCATGGCCGAGGCGGGCGCAGTGGTGCTCAAGCCGCCGCAGGCCGGCCAGTTCGGCGGCGTCTTCCATGCGCACGTCCAAGATCCCAACGGGCTGATCTGGGAGATCGCCCACAATCCCGGCTGGCGGATTGCGCCCGATGGCACGGTAATTCTCGCGTGA